The Lepeophtheirus salmonis chromosome 1, UVic_Lsal_1.4, whole genome shotgun sequence genome has a segment encoding these proteins:
- the LOC121113974 gene encoding trypsin-1, with product MRYYISLSIQCLFFTTILIELSTVKAKNQCINHHGDSGFCSHREICRLLKGVNIGYCNSSMNIVCCMELPCSKSQTKIKNIAKFRVKKSSNTGRLIVPSCGIRNERDRQVIGGQAVTDSMRHPWMVSLWQRNITTNQFADSFPICGAGIITDRHVITAAHCIMNSPDAQNDLFLLGGSTINEIPLSYRRTRKVIMRIKKITIHPSFDFLKLENDIAIITLETPIKFRLDLSPICLPDPGDEVIKDYVTVSGWGCLTEKCEASEAPSSLRETILPVIPNKIAMCWFMSDSKRKGREEYIPNTLFLVGGDISGLKSTCRGDSGSPVTRPRPSDGRIEVVGLVSWSKGCGRKFRPSVWTNVRNYLTWIYQNLN from the exons ATGAGATATTATATTTCACTGAGTATACAATGTCTCTTTTTCACTACAATTCTAATTGAATTATCCACTGTCAAAGCAAAAAACC AATGCATAAATCATCATGGAGATTCAGGGTTTTGCTCACATCGAGAGATTTGTCGACTCCTGAAAGGTGTGAATATTGGGTATTGTAATTCTTCTATGAATATCGTTTGCTGTATGGAGCTTCCATGTAGTAAGTCtcaaacgaaaattaaaaacatagcTAAG TTTAGAGTAAAGAAATCTTCAAATACTGGTCGGCTCATAGTTCCCTCATGCGGAATTCGAAATGAACGGGATAGACAGGTTATTGGAGGGCAAGCTGTAACGGATTCAATGAGGCATCCGTGGATGGTATCATTGTGGCAAAGAAATAT AACAACAAACCAATTTGCAGATTCATTTCCCATCTGTGGAGCAGGGATCATTACAGATCGACATGTAATAACTGCTGCTCATTGTATTATGAATTCTCCTGACGCTCAAAACGATTTATTCCTCCTTGGTGGatcaacaataaatgaaattccTCTATCCTACAGGAGAACACGAAAAGTTATCATGAGAATAAAGAAGATCACAATTCATCCAAGTTTTGATTTTCTCAAGCTGGAAAATGACATAGCTATCATTACCCTTGAAACG cCAATTAAATTTCGTCTGGATTTATCCCCCATTTGCTTGCCTGATCCTGGGGATGAGGTTATTAAAGATTATGTTACAGTCTCGGGATGGGGATGTTTAACCGAAAAATGTGAAGCAAGTGAGGCGCCATCCTCATTAAGGGAAACTATATTACCAGTTATACCAAATAAAATTGCAATGTGCTG GTTCATGTCAGATTCTAAGCGAAAAGGACGTGAAGAATATATACCAAATACGTTATTCCTTGTAGGAGGTGATATAAGCGGGCTCAAATCAACTTGTCGTGGAGACTCTGGATCCCCTGTTACCCGACCAAGGCCCTCAGATGGGAGAATAGAAGTTGTTGGTCTTGTAAGTTGGAGTAAAGGATGTGGTAGAAAGTTTAGGCCCTCGGTATGGACAAATGTACGCAATTATTTAACATggatatatcaaaatttgaattga